Part of the Deltaproteobacteria bacterium CG11_big_fil_rev_8_21_14_0_20_42_23 genome, ATTTTGAATACGGCCCTTTTTTTGCTTCTGAGGCGCTACTGGTTGTGCTTCGTGATGATTCATGGTCGCTTCTCTTCTCTACTTTTAAGGTTAAAGTCAAGGTATATGCCCTCATTATACACTTATATCCTTAAGATGGGTCAAGAGTTTTCTTAATTTTTTATATTTAACATGTATTTTATATTTAAATTATATATTAAATATATATAATTATGCATGATAATAAAGTTGAAAGAGGCTTATTTTTTGCTTGATTTGGTTTTATGGCGCATAAGGCCGGAAAGAAGGAGGTTGAAGGCTTATTTTACGTAAAAGCCTAAATACCAGTGGAGAATTTCTCTTCCAAAATAGAGATAGAAGAGCGCTGCTGCCGAAAGAAATGGCCCAAAGGGTAAAGCGAGCTTCATGTTTTTGCGTTGAACGATCATGATGAAAATTCCAACAATACTTCCGATGATGGAACTGAAAAGAAGAATAAACAAAACTCCTTTCCATCCAAAAAATGCTCCAAACATTGCCGCAAGTTTTATGTCTCCACCGCCGAGGCCTTCTTGTTTTTTTATTTTTTCGTAGAGGAACGCGATAAGAAAAAGAAACCCAGCACCAATGAGAATGCCCAAGCCAGAGGAAATAAGTTGCGCGAAATGTGTTCCTGGCGCGCTCAGAATTTGGGTGATGATGATGCCTGCAGCAATTCCCGGTAGCGAAAACACATCGGGAATAATAAAATGTTCAAGGTCGATAAAAGTAATTGCAATAAGTGGCGCCACAAAAAAACAAAAGTAGAGCAAAAAGTGAAGCGGACTTGCTGCGAGATGCCAGGTAAGCAATGCCAAAAGTAAGCTGA contains:
- a CDS encoding prepilin peptidase, with the protein product MQALSSLPTWYLYFLVAIFGAIFGSFLNVCIVRIPKGESIVTPRSKCFHTGKPLAWWENIPLVSYLLLRGKSRHNGMRIPLRYPLVELISLLLALLTWHLAASPLHFLLYFCFFVAPLIAITFIDLEHFIIPDVFSLPGIAAGIIITQILSAPGTHFAQLISSGLGILIGAGFLFLIAFLYEKIKKQEGLGGGDIKLAAMFGAFFGWKGVLFILLFSSIIGSIVGIFIMIVQRKNMKLALPFGPFLSAAALFYLYFGREILHWYLGFYVK